One window of Sphingobacteriales bacterium genomic DNA carries:
- the sbcD gene encoding exonuclease subunit SbcD, protein MRSLFTYGFALVNQLTPPVISYFNHCSINPNLSMRILHTADWHLGQRFCDLDRKEEHDLFLRWLLKALKEHQPDALLVAGDVFDVGYPAKYAETQYYDFLKEAFLLCPNIIITGGNHDSPNALNAPRNLLSSFNIHVVGGAFANIEEEIIPVKDLNGNILGIVAAVPYLREGDVRTLQSGENYQDKIIAYKQGIKQHYRELCNASLPYKQQGIPIIATGHLYAAGSVLSDTEDKEMHIIGHQGQMEVEIFPPEFDYIALGHIHKPQMVNGNRHIRYSGSPIPLSFSERNDSKQVLLAEFEPHHGLTNIISLPVPLYRSLHRFKGSYESVIQQLGKFEHASALKSCWAEIHLLIETFNFNFEEPVKQLAKEKNIDILKFPNPKFITNPSEQNVEEPADLDFLENSTQVFLEKCKAGRVSEENLTELKYTFNELMEIMSLKESN, encoded by the coding sequence ATGCGTTCCCTCTTTACGTATGGCTTTGCTTTGGTAAATCAGCTTACCCCTCCTGTTATCAGCTATTTTAATCACTGTTCCATAAACCCTAACTTGTCTATGCGCATCCTTCACACAGCCGATTGGCATCTCGGACAACGATTTTGCGATTTGGACCGGAAAGAAGAGCACGATTTGTTTCTGCGTTGGCTTTTAAAAGCCCTGAAAGAACATCAACCCGATGCGCTGCTTGTCGCAGGTGATGTTTTTGATGTCGGTTACCCGGCCAAGTATGCCGAAACCCAATATTATGATTTCCTGAAAGAAGCGTTTCTGCTTTGTCCGAATATTATTATCACAGGGGGCAATCACGATTCGCCAAATGCCCTCAATGCCCCCCGAAACCTGCTGTCCTCATTTAATATACATGTGGTAGGAGGTGCTTTTGCCAATATAGAAGAAGAAATTATCCCGGTTAAAGACCTAAATGGCAACATTTTGGGCATCGTAGCCGCAGTTCCGTATTTGAGAGAAGGAGATGTGCGCACCCTGCAATCGGGTGAAAACTATCAGGATAAAATAATTGCCTACAAACAGGGTATCAAACAGCATTACCGGGAGTTATGCAATGCTTCGTTGCCCTACAAACAACAAGGTATTCCCATCATTGCCACCGGGCATCTCTATGCTGCCGGCAGTGTGCTGTCGGATACAGAAGACAAAGAGATGCACATCATCGGCCATCAGGGGCAGATGGAAGTTGAAATTTTCCCACCCGAATTTGACTATATCGCCCTTGGCCATATCCATAAACCGCAAATGGTCAATGGCAACCGGCATATCCGTTATTCAGGCTCTCCAATTCCGCTCAGTTTCAGCGAAAGAAACGACTCGAAGCAGGTTTTGCTGGCAGAATTTGAACCTCATCATGGACTTACCAATATCATTAGCCTGCCCGTACCATTGTACAGGAGTTTACACCGGTTCAAAGGCAGCTACGAATCGGTAATTCAACAACTCGGTAAGTTCGAACATGCTTCTGCCTTAAAATCCTGTTGGGCTGAAATTCACCTGCTCATCGAAACATTCAATTTCAATTTTGAAGAGCCGGTCAAACAGTTGGCAAAAGAAAAGAATATAGACATCCTGAAATTCCCCAATCCAAAATTTATTACAAACCCATCCGAACAAAATGTCGAAGAACCCGCCGATCTGGATTTTTTAGAAAACTCGACACAGGTTTTTTTAGAAAAATGTAAAGCCGGCAGAGTGTCCGAAGAAAATCTGACCGAATTAAAATACACGTTCAACGAACTGATGGAAATTATGAGCCTGAAAGAAAGCAACTGA
- a CDS encoding AAA family ATPase codes for MKILSIRLKNLHSLRGEWHIPFNEGPLYNAGIFAITGPTGAGKSTVLDAVTLALYGEISRQSENGEVMSHHTGECWAEVEFETNGKCYRSRWGQTRARQKSDGNLQAHEMTLAELPSGIIIGNKIREVKAEIERLTGLDFTRFTQSVLLSQGEFAKFLKADANDRADLLERITGTQIYAEISKRCFEITKEKRTAFDLSKAKLKTDLLTEDEILQLAEQLSNSNSERAQQKQIADTLNRQLQWLTDLQKLRQSIQNTQTQLAEVELKKQQVKPDLERLAQHEKAFAFIKPLNIWKQTFREIASLEDRKHKLSHDIITLSDELRKIASDEKLSNEISQKAQTTFNRQLPLIDRVMQLDTQLAGLNKQLNEVNEQVQKSTEELNLITARIGKLAKDELTQQKELQHTISFLDANRQDESLPQALPRLEEQIAQLDRQQQQISEYSDKNQKLSQDLTNLQDEEGKLQTDLKTLQEHPQSLLQQQQSLESELKKYPAIQTLQEQLIALEKSLNALTRQQQLSQEYVRKTETLKKIRQEYTTLRDNSEVSANELDVVHKQSEEASQHLAALRKLLESERLVAKYEQDRLLLTDNEPCPLCGSTHHPYATDLKQSKGSETETMIHTQEQKIQNFSTQIIKLEKQKSALKSNLEQKESEGKNLKSELENQIKNEFDGLNLLFQTQHAIEQPDDFSLLLADIRQQQQELRHQAETANNLDKQYREIKDKLSKARQDALQKEASLQQNQIQISNVQTNLQETGRQLRHQQTALEKLTELINQQLSNYIRELPESASQYPRLIDTLKQKAQLYQTHANKKSELQSTIANTQTALVKTKELQSDKLNQKDKAETQQNSLNSDISKLNTDRQNLSSGFLEKDPNKERLRLQTEVDNAKNAYQTLADQHKVMGTRLDLQKKQLNETSDELTRKSEEGQYFSEELEEQIKPAGFATIQILNESIIDSLDELNAIKNTEKKILKESAELNGTLRSLQTNLQELQANQLTDQTAEELQNRLNDAVQQQQNLSQTIGQINEKLEQDKRLKTENEQLQAEILLLEKEHQRWERLNKIIGSASGNEFKRFAQDITLQQLVQQANIHLKKLNDRYRIQKRPDKELDMEIVDMYQANVSRSVKTLSGGESFLVSLSLALGLSDMAGRKAKIESLFIDEGFGTLDTGTLDIAISTLENLQTQGKMIGVISHVELLKERITTQIQVIKKSNGNSEIRIQA; via the coding sequence ATGAAAATTCTATCAATCAGGCTCAAAAACCTGCACTCGCTCCGGGGCGAATGGCATATTCCTTTCAACGAAGGACCTTTGTATAATGCCGGCATCTTTGCCATTACCGGTCCTACGGGTGCGGGTAAATCTACCGTATTAGATGCAGTAACCCTTGCTTTATATGGCGAAATCTCGCGCCAGAGCGAGAATGGAGAGGTCATGTCTCATCATACCGGAGAATGTTGGGCCGAAGTAGAATTTGAAACAAACGGAAAATGTTATCGCTCCAGATGGGGACAAACCCGTGCCCGGCAAAAATCGGACGGTAACCTTCAGGCACATGAAATGACCCTGGCCGAATTGCCTTCCGGAATTATCATCGGCAACAAAATCAGGGAGGTTAAAGCAGAAATAGAACGATTGACCGGATTGGATTTTACCCGCTTCACCCAATCCGTCCTTCTGTCCCAGGGGGAGTTCGCTAAATTTTTGAAAGCAGATGCAAACGATCGTGCCGACCTGCTCGAACGAATAACCGGCACACAGATTTATGCCGAAATATCCAAACGCTGTTTCGAAATAACCAAAGAAAAACGAACCGCCTTCGACCTTTCAAAAGCAAAACTAAAAACCGACCTCCTGACAGAAGACGAAATACTGCAACTCGCCGAACAGCTTAGCAATTCAAACTCTGAAAGAGCCCAACAAAAACAAATCGCCGACACATTAAACCGGCAACTTCAATGGCTGACCGACCTGCAAAAACTCAGGCAATCCATCCAAAACACACAAACCCAACTTGCCGAAGTTGAACTAAAAAAACAACAGGTAAAACCCGATTTGGAGCGGTTAGCACAACACGAAAAAGCATTCGCTTTTATCAAACCCCTCAACATCTGGAAACAGACCTTCAGGGAAATCGCTTCATTGGAAGACAGAAAGCACAAACTCAGCCATGACATCATAACCTTGTCAGATGAGTTGAGAAAAATAGCTTCGGATGAAAAGTTATCAAATGAAATAAGTCAAAAAGCTCAGACAACATTTAACCGGCAACTCCCGCTTATTGATAGGGTCATGCAATTAGACACCCAATTGGCCGGGTTAAACAAGCAGCTTAACGAGGTAAATGAACAGGTTCAAAAATCTACTGAGGAACTGAATCTTATAACTGCCCGAATTGGCAAATTGGCAAAAGATGAATTAACCCAACAAAAAGAACTTCAACACACCATTTCATTTTTAGATGCCAACCGGCAAGACGAATCCCTGCCCCAAGCCCTTCCACGCTTGGAAGAACAAATTGCACAACTCGATCGGCAACAACAGCAAATCAGCGAATATTCTGATAAAAATCAAAAATTGAGTCAGGATTTAACCAACCTGCAGGATGAAGAAGGAAAACTGCAAACAGACCTTAAAACCCTGCAGGAACATCCTCAATCACTGTTGCAGCAACAGCAGTCCCTCGAGTCTGAACTCAAAAAGTATCCGGCAATTCAGACGTTGCAAGAACAACTTATAGCTCTCGAAAAAAGCCTGAATGCCCTTACGCGGCAACAGCAGCTATCGCAGGAGTATGTCCGTAAAACAGAAACACTGAAAAAAATCAGACAGGAATATACGACCCTGCGCGATAATTCAGAAGTTTCTGCCAACGAACTCGATGTTGTCCATAAACAATCAGAAGAAGCTTCCCAACACCTCGCCGCTTTGCGGAAACTTTTAGAATCGGAGCGTTTAGTGGCAAAGTATGAGCAGGATCGCCTTTTGTTAACAGACAATGAGCCTTGCCCCCTTTGTGGCAGCACACACCATCCCTATGCCACAGACTTAAAACAGAGCAAGGGTTCTGAAACCGAAACTATGATTCACACACAGGAGCAAAAGATTCAAAACTTCAGCACACAAATCATTAAACTGGAAAAACAAAAAAGTGCGTTAAAATCGAATTTGGAACAAAAAGAATCTGAAGGAAAGAATCTGAAAAGTGAATTGGAAAATCAGATAAAAAATGAGTTTGACGGACTCAATCTTTTGTTCCAAACCCAACATGCCATTGAACAACCCGATGATTTTAGCCTGTTATTGGCCGATATCAGGCAACAACAACAGGAACTTCGCCATCAAGCTGAAACTGCTAATAATTTAGACAAACAATATCGAGAGATAAAAGACAAATTGTCCAAAGCCCGGCAAGATGCACTTCAAAAAGAAGCGAGTCTGCAACAAAATCAGATTCAGATTTCAAATGTACAAACAAACCTTCAGGAAACCGGCCGGCAACTCCGGCATCAGCAAACAGCACTTGAAAAACTAACTGAACTCATTAACCAACAACTGTCGAACTATATTCGGGAACTGCCGGAGTCTGCTTCGCAATATCCCCGCCTCATTGATACCCTCAAGCAAAAGGCGCAGCTTTATCAAACTCATGCAAACAAAAAATCCGAACTGCAAAGCACAATCGCCAATACCCAAACTGCCTTGGTAAAGACCAAAGAGCTACAATCCGATAAACTTAATCAAAAAGACAAAGCTGAAACCCAACAAAATAGTCTCAATTCAGATATTAGCAAACTGAACACCGACAGGCAAAACCTGAGCAGCGGCTTTTTGGAAAAAGACCCAAACAAAGAAAGACTTCGTCTCCAAACTGAGGTTGATAATGCAAAAAATGCCTATCAAACTTTAGCCGATCAACATAAGGTAATGGGCACCCGCTTAGACTTACAAAAAAAACAGTTGAACGAAACGTCCGATGAGTTAACCAGAAAAAGCGAAGAAGGACAATATTTTTCTGAGGAACTTGAAGAGCAAATCAAGCCTGCCGGTTTTGCAACCATTCAAATTCTCAATGAAAGCATCATTGACAGCCTTGATGAACTCAATGCCATCAAGAACACGGAAAAGAAAATCCTAAAGGAAAGTGCCGAATTGAATGGCACCCTCCGGTCATTGCAAACAAATTTACAGGAACTGCAGGCAAATCAACTGACCGACCAAACTGCCGAAGAACTGCAAAACCGGCTCAACGATGCTGTTCAGCAACAGCAAAATCTAAGTCAGACCATCGGTCAAATTAACGAAAAGCTGGAGCAGGACAAAAGGCTAAAAACAGAAAACGAACAATTGCAAGCCGAAATTCTCCTGCTTGAAAAAGAACACCAAAGATGGGAAAGACTGAATAAAATCATCGGCTCGGCAAGTGGAAACGAATTTAAACGTTTTGCTCAGGATATCACCTTACAACAATTGGTACAACAGGCAAACATTCACCTCAAAAAGTTGAATGACCGTTACAGAATACAAAAACGCCCCGACAAAGAGTTGGACATGGAGATTGTGGATATGTATCAGGCTAATGTTTCCCGTTCGGTCAAAACCCTTTCGGGGGGTGAAAGTTTTTTAGTGAGCCTGTCGTTGGCATTGGGACTTTCCGACATGGCAGGGCGAAAGGCCAAAATAGAATCCTTATTTATTGATGAAGGGTTTGGCACATTGGACACCGGCACCTTAGACATTGCCATCAGCACGCTTGAAAATCTTCAAACCCAAGGTAAAATGATTGGAGTCATTTCACATGTCGAACTGCTGAAAGAGCGGATTACTACTCAGATACAGGTAATTAAAAAAAGCAACGGCAACAGCGAAATCAGAATACAGGCCTGA
- a CDS encoding choice-of-anchor L domain-containing protein encodes MKSNLRLFLFSLIVSILNLICFQQQAKAQLFVDGSYSPDEMVTDFFSTTCVSVSNITWVADTAATQMGFFESSATNLGINAGILLTSGTINNAVGPNNTSSQTLAVSTEGDADLENLLGEIYGSWDACVLEFDMVATEEELVFEYVFGSEEYLEYVGSTFNDAFAFLVTGPGYDPNTNIALIPGTTTPVAINNVNHLSNTEFFTNNETGVVLEETTIQYDGFTTPLTATMNVVIGETYHIKLVVADIADQVLDSGVFISVGSLCGGELSPVSGFKVPEDLSGSTTVAFADDSKYATSWLWDFGDGSTSTLRNPGEHTFPAPGIYTVSLTVENYYEAVTYTQELTVGIVSGVGNTPKEFRQLTVYPNPATDLLTVVLPEDVIEATVNLYNNAGQLVLSQVAQNGVSVQIDLQLLPAGLYVAEAVSNNSTIRTKVWKQ; translated from the coding sequence ATGAAATCAAATCTACGCTTGTTTCTTTTTTCACTGATCGTCTCAATTCTGAATTTGATCTGTTTTCAACAACAGGCAAAAGCACAGCTATTTGTTGACGGAAGTTATTCGCCCGATGAAATGGTTACCGACTTTTTTTCCACTACCTGTGTCAGTGTGTCTAACATTACCTGGGTTGCCGACACTGCTGCCACACAAATGGGATTCTTTGAAAGTTCTGCCACCAATTTGGGAATCAATGCCGGTATTTTATTAACTAGCGGTACAATTAATAATGCTGTCGGTCCAAACAATACATCGAGTCAGACTCTGGCAGTTTCCACAGAAGGCGATGCCGATTTGGAAAACCTGTTAGGAGAAATTTATGGCAGTTGGGATGCTTGTGTACTGGAGTTTGATATGGTTGCCACCGAAGAAGAATTAGTTTTTGAATACGTTTTCGGCTCGGAAGAATACCTCGAATACGTTGGTTCAACATTCAACGACGCTTTTGCTTTTTTGGTTACCGGCCCCGGCTATGACCCCAATACCAATATCGCCCTTATTCCAGGCACCACTACTCCGGTTGCCATCAACAACGTAAACCATTTGTCAAATACGGAGTTTTTTACGAATAACGAAACCGGAGTTGTCTTAGAAGAAACAACCATTCAGTATGACGGATTTACCACGCCACTTACCGCAACGATGAATGTCGTCATTGGTGAAACCTATCATATCAAATTGGTGGTAGCCGATATAGCCGACCAGGTATTGGATTCAGGCGTGTTTATCAGCGTAGGCAGTTTATGCGGTGGAGAACTAAGCCCTGTTTCGGGCTTCAAAGTACCTGAAGATTTGAGTGGAAGCACGACTGTTGCATTTGCTGATGACTCTAAATATGCCACCTCCTGGCTTTGGGATTTCGGAGATGGCTCCACTTCTACCCTTCGAAACCCGGGTGAACATACCTTCCCTGCACCCGGTATCTATACCGTCAGCCTGACCGTAGAAAATTATTACGAAGCTGTTACCTATACACAGGAACTCACCGTTGGCATCGTTTCAGGAGTTGGCAACACTCCAAAAGAGTTCCGCCAATTGACGGTCTATCCAAATCCTGCTACTGATCTACTGACCGTAGTACTACCTGAAGATGTTATTGAAGCAACCGTAAACCTATACAACAATGCCGGCCAGTTAGTTTTAAGTCAGGTTGCTCAAAATGGCGTTTCTGTTCAAATAGATTTGCAATTGCTGCCCGCAGGCTTGTATGTAGCAGAAGCGGTGAGCAACAACAGTACTATCAGAACTAAAGTATGGAAACAATAA
- a CDS encoding choice-of-anchor L domain-containing protein, which yields MKTQLHKSILTFLCIALSIANFQQQAKAQLFVDGSYSPDEMVTDFFSTTCVSVSNITWIADSAAMQMGFFESSATNLGINAGILLTSGNITNAVGPNNSSGITATTTNSYSDPDINAIVSDYISYDACVLEFDMVATEEELVFEYVFGSEEYLEFVGSAFNDAFAFLVTGPGYDPNTNIALIPGTTTPVAINNVNDLLNSDYFVYNEMGADTLLSTIQYDGFTTPLTATMNVEIGETYHIKLVVADVGDMILDSGVFISVGSLCGGELSPVSGFKVPEDLSGTTTVLFTDDSKYATSWLWDFGDGTTSTLRNPGEHTFPAPGIYTVSLTVENYYEVVTYTQELSVGLVSGIGNNAGDIRQLTVFPNPSTGLFQVALPTDMISATVNLYDNAGKMVLTTETLGGMPVQIDMQLLPAGLYVAEAVSNGSTVRTKVWKQ from the coding sequence ATGAAAACACAATTACACAAATCTATTTTGACTTTTCTCTGTATTGCGCTGAGTATTGCTAATTTTCAACAACAAGCAAAAGCCCAGTTGTTTGTTGACGGCAGTTATTCTCCAGACGAAATGGTGACCGATTTTTTCTCTACCACCTGCGTCAGTGTGTCCAATATTACATGGATTGCCGACTCGGCAGCCATGCAAATGGGATTTTTTGAAAGTTCGGCAACCAACCTTGGGATCAACGCCGGAATTTTACTCACTTCCGGTAACATAACCAACGCTGTTGGACCAAATAACAGCTCCGGCATTACCGCTACCACTACCAATTCCTACAGCGATCCCGACATTAACGCCATAGTTAGCGACTACATCAGTTACGATGCTTGTGTGTTGGAGTTTGATATGGTTGCCACCGAAGAAGAATTGGTTTTTGAATATGTTTTTGGGTCTGAAGAATACCTCGAATTTGTCGGCTCAGCCTTTAACGATGCCTTCGCATTTTTGGTTACCGGTCCCGGCTACGATCCCAATACCAATATTGCTCTGATACCCGGAACTACGACACCTGTAGCCATCAACAACGTAAACGACTTATTAAACTCCGATTATTTTGTTTACAATGAAATGGGTGCTGATACCTTGTTAAGCACTATACAATATGATGGATTTACCACACCCCTTACTGCCACCATGAATGTCGAAATTGGAGAAACCTACCACATAAAATTGGTAGTAGCTGATGTTGGAGACATGATTTTAGATTCCGGTGTGTTTATCAGTGTAGGCAGCTTATGCGGCGGAGAGCTAAGCCCTGTTTCAGGGTTTAAAGTGCCCGAAGATTTGAGCGGCACCACTACTGTTTTGTTTACCGACGATTCCAAATACGCCACTTCCTGGCTTTGGGATTTCGGAGACGGCACCACTTCTACCCTACGCAACCCCGGAGAACATACCTTCCCCGCACCCGGCATCTATACTGTCAGCCTGACTGTTGAAAACTATTACGAGGTCGTTACCTACACACAGGAACTCAGTGTTGGATTGGTTTCCGGAATCGGCAACAACGCCGGCGATATCCGCCAATTGACCGTCTTTCCCAATCCGTCAACCGGTTTGTTTCAGGTTGCCCTCCCGACCGACATGATTTCTGCAACGGTAAACCTGTATGACAACGCCGGAAAGATGGTTCTCACCACAGAGACCTTGGGCGGTATGCCCGTTCAAATAGATATGCAGTTGCTGCCCGCGGGACTGTATGTGGCAGAAGCAGTGAGCAACGGCAGCACAGTCAGAACTAAAGTTTGGAAACAGTAA
- a CDS encoding alcohol dehydrogenase catalytic domain-containing protein, which translates to MNALVFKGIQQIDYTTSAPEPKILEDTDVIVQVKVAAVCGSDLHVYHGRETGLDIGTVMGHEFVGQVVDTGKQVRRLSAGDWVVSPFTTNCGHCYYCQIGLTCRCTQGQLYGWVQNGEGLHGGQAAFVRVPLAESTLLAFDSSQIPPEAALLAGDVRATGYYCAVQANIQPDGVYAVIGCGPVGLMAVLAAKELGANTVYALDTVPERLNIAQSFNAIPVHTGLQHADELIKEATKGRGADAVMEAVGSPGAMRLAYQLLRPGGIISSVGVHTTERFSFSPIEAYDKNVTFKIGRAPARYFMPQLLAAQTPSAYRATDIITHRFSLNQGAEAYRIFDTKADGCIKAVLTV; encoded by the coding sequence ATGAACGCTCTGGTTTTTAAAGGCATACAACAAATTGACTATACTACGTCGGCACCCGAACCAAAAATCTTAGAAGATACCGATGTTATTGTACAGGTAAAAGTAGCCGCTGTTTGTGGTTCTGATTTGCATGTTTATCATGGCCGTGAGACCGGATTAGATATCGGCACGGTAATGGGGCATGAGTTTGTGGGGCAGGTAGTTGATACGGGTAAACAGGTACGCCGGTTGTCGGCAGGCGATTGGGTGGTCAGCCCGTTTACCACCAACTGCGGACATTGCTATTATTGCCAAATCGGGTTAACCTGCCGATGCACGCAGGGACAGTTGTACGGATGGGTTCAAAACGGAGAAGGATTGCACGGAGGGCAGGCCGCCTTCGTAAGAGTACCCCTTGCTGAATCCACTCTGCTGGCCTTCGATTCTTCCCAAATACCGCCCGAAGCTGCACTATTGGCGGGAGACGTGCGGGCAACGGGATATTATTGCGCTGTGCAGGCAAATATCCAACCCGACGGGGTATATGCCGTAATCGGTTGCGGCCCTGTGGGATTGATGGCCGTATTGGCCGCCAAAGAATTGGGGGCAAACACGGTATATGCCCTGGATACCGTTCCTGAAAGGCTGAACATCGCCCAATCGTTTAACGCCATTCCCGTTCATACAGGATTGCAACATGCAGACGAACTCATTAAGGAAGCCACAAAAGGCAGGGGTGCCGATGCAGTCATGGAAGCCGTTGGAAGCCCCGGTGCCATGCGGCTTGCCTATCAACTTCTGCGACCGGGAGGAATTATTTCGAGCGTGGGCGTTCATACCACCGAACGCTTTTCGTTTTCCCCAATAGAAGCCTACGACAAAAACGTTACCTTCAAAATAGGCCGCGCCCCTGCCCGCTATTTTATGCCCCAATTGTTGGCCGCTCAAACCCCTTCCGCCTATCGGGCAACCGACATCATCACCCACCGCTTCTCTCTGAACCAAGGTGCCGAAGCCTACCGCATTTTCGATACCAAAGCCGACGGGTGCATCAAAGCGGTTTTGACGGTGTGA
- a CDS encoding peptidase M61 yields MQKNLFLAVTTGILLTFSSLFAWAQVNNVYQYSMDLNKVSNDQLSVTLKVPEIKNDKATFRFPKIIPGTYSISDFGRFVSELKAFDKRGKALKVKKVDTNGWEISKANKLATITYKVDDTFDADLGNTPIYPMSGTNIQEGKNFILNTHGFFGFFENMENQPFRVEITKPAGFYGATGLIPQSNTNTKDVFVTDNYGLLVDSPIMYNLPDTTSVDIAGTQVLISVYAPNKMVTSEYLANNISLMLAAIKDYLQGDKLPVNKYAFLFYFVPIAESQPMQGALEHSYSSLYYLPEYPQEALLPFVIDVAAHEFFHIVTPLNLHSEEIHYFNFTQPKMSQHLWLYEGSTEYAASHVQVQYGLLDEATYFDKLRNKIVNATRHFNDTLPFTELSKGSLDKYKNQYQNVYEKGALISMCLDIKLLATSGGKYTLRRLIADLSSKYGKDRPFKDEDLFAEITAMTNPEIGRFFERYVLGNEPLPYAEIFSLVGIDYVDEETFSDFSIMGNATVGFNPETFRLYIRELDLTNAFSNQMGYQVNDELVNVNGKDIDLTDMETFFKEATADLKDGDTMRVVVIRNGEEVELSAPATRMDKKRYHQIRNTPNPTETQTAIRKMWLQAPQTND; encoded by the coding sequence ATGCAAAAAAATCTCTTCCTTGCCGTAACCACCGGTATTTTGTTGACCTTTTCCAGCTTATTTGCCTGGGCACAGGTTAATAACGTTTACCAATATTCAATGGACCTCAATAAAGTGTCGAACGACCAACTGAGCGTAACGCTGAAAGTGCCTGAGATTAAAAACGATAAGGCTACTTTCAGATTTCCGAAAATCATACCCGGAACCTACTCCATTTCCGATTTTGGCAGATTTGTTTCTGAATTAAAAGCCTTCGACAAAAGAGGAAAAGCCCTGAAAGTAAAAAAAGTGGATACCAACGGATGGGAAATCAGCAAAGCCAATAAGTTAGCAACCATCACCTATAAAGTGGACGACACTTTTGATGCTGACCTTGGAAATACCCCCATCTATCCGATGTCGGGCACCAATATTCAGGAAGGGAAAAACTTTATCCTCAATACGCACGGATTCTTTGGATTCTTTGAAAACATGGAAAACCAACCTTTCCGGGTTGAAATTACCAAACCTGCAGGTTTTTATGGAGCAACCGGACTAATCCCGCAATCCAATACTAACACCAAAGATGTGTTTGTTACCGATAACTATGGGCTTTTGGTGGATTCTCCCATTATGTATAACCTTCCCGATACGACCTCTGTTGACATAGCCGGCACGCAGGTGTTGATTTCGGTGTACGCACCCAACAAAATGGTTACTTCCGAATATCTGGCCAACAATATCAGCCTCATGTTGGCAGCTATAAAAGATTATTTACAAGGCGATAAACTTCCGGTCAACAAATACGCATTTCTGTTCTATTTTGTTCCGATAGCGGAATCCCAGCCTATGCAAGGCGCATTGGAACATTCCTATTCTTCATTGTACTACCTGCCCGAATACCCGCAGGAAGCCTTGCTTCCATTTGTTATTGATGTAGCGGCACATGAGTTTTTCCATATCGTTACTCCTCTGAATCTGCACTCCGAAGAAATTCACTATTTCAATTTTACCCAACCTAAAATGTCTCAGCATCTTTGGTTATATGAAGGGAGCACCGAATATGCGGCAAGCCATGTTCAGGTTCAATACGGACTACTCGATGAGGCAACTTATTTCGACAAACTGCGCAATAAAATTGTCAATGCTACCCGGCATTTCAATGACACCCTTCCCTTTACCGAGCTCAGCAAAGGCAGTCTGGACAAATACAAAAACCAATATCAGAATGTGTATGAAAAAGGAGCGCTGATTAGTATGTGCTTAGATATCAAACTACTGGCCACCTCCGGAGGGAAATATACCCTTCGCCGGTTAATTGCCGACCTGAGCAGTAAATATGGAAAAGACCGCCCTTTTAAAGACGAAGATTTGTTTGCCGAAATTACAGCAATGACCAACCCAGAAATTGGACGCTTTTTTGAACGCTATGTGTTGGGAAATGAGCCTCTTCCCTATGCCGAAATATTCAGCTTGGTTGGAATAGACTATGTTGACGAAGAAACCTTCTCAGATTTTTCCATTATGGGCAATGCTACCGTTGGTTTTAACCCCGAAACATTTCGATTATATATCCGAGAACTTGACCTTACAAACGCCTTTAGCAATCAAATGGGGTATCAGGTAAACGACGAACTGGTCAATGTAAACGGTAAAGATATTGACCTGACCGATATGGAGACCTTCTTTAAAGAGGCAACCGCCGACCTCAAAGACGGAGATACAATGCGGGTTGTGGTAATCAGAAACGGAGAAGAGGTGGAATTGAGTGCGCCTGCTACCCGGATGGACAAAAAACGCTACCATCAAATCAGGAATACCCCCAACCCAACCGAAACACAGACTGCCATCCGAAAAATGTGGTTACAAGCCCCACAAACCAATGACTAA